Proteins from one Triticum aestivum cultivar Chinese Spring chromosome 7A, IWGSC CS RefSeq v2.1, whole genome shotgun sequence genomic window:
- the LOC123150918 gene encoding probable galactinol--sucrose galactosyltransferase 1 isoform X1 codes for MTVGAGIAVQEDGSLAALGATVLTEVRDNVLVTPAAGGGMLNGAFLGVRSAPAASRSVFPVGKLRDLRFMCTFRFKMWWMTQRMGSSGRDIPAETQFLIVEAADGAGDEQSAVYTVFLPILEGSFRAVLQGNENNELEICLESGDPAVESFEGTHLVFVGAGSDPFEVITNAVKAVERHLQTFSHREKKKMPDMLNWFGWCTWDAFYTDVTAEGVKEGLRSFEKGGTAPKFVIIDDGWQSVSMDPAGSAFVSDNAANFANRLYDIKENHKFQKNGRKGHREEDPANGLAHIVSEIKGKHELKYDDTCLFVASYSMINLCQFSSLILLMPKFRYVYVWHAITGYWGGVRPGADGMEHYQSKMQYPVPSPGVQKNEPCEAFNSIADNGLGLVDPDKAFSFYNELHSYLASAGVDGVKVDVQNILEALGGGHGGRVRLSRKYQQALEASIAWNFHDNGIICCMSHNTDNLYSSKRNAVVRASDDFWPRDPASHTIHIASVAYNTVFLGEFMQPDWDMFHSVHPMAEYHAAARAVGGCAIYVSDKPGNHDFDLLRKLVLPDGSILRAKLPGRPTGDCLFSDPARDGKSILKIWNLNAHSGVIGAFNCQGAGWCREGKKNVIHDVQPGTITGAVRGRDVSRLLEVAGDGWNGDVVVYSHVAGEVTVLPKDAALPVTLKPREYEVFTVVPLKWLPNGASFAPIGLIGMFNSGGAVTEVRHGGDAGVEVKVRGAGTVGAYSSARPKRVAVDSEAVGFSYNDGSGLATFEVGVPERELYSWTVSIEY; via the exons ATGACGGTGGGAGCCGGGATCGCGGTCCAGGAAGACGGCAGCCTGGCGGCGCTGGGGGCCACGGTCCTGACGGAGGTGCGCGACAATGTGCTCGTCACGCCGGCCGCCGGGGGCGGCATGCTCAACGGCGCGTTCCTCGGCGTCCGGTCGGCCCCCGCCGCCAGCCGCAGCGTCTTCCCCGTCGGCAAGCTCAG GGACCTGCGATTCATGTGCACGTTCAGGTTCAAGATGTGGTGGATGACACAGAGGATGGGCTCGTCGGGCCGCGACATCCCCGCCGAGACGCAGTTCCTGATCGTCGAGGCTGCCGACGGCGCCGGAGACGAGCAATCCGCGGTGTACACCGTCTTCCTCCCGATCCTGGAGGGCTCATTCCGAGCTGTACTCCAGGGGAACGAAAATAATGAGCTGGAAATTTGCTTGGAGAGTG gTGATCCAGCCGTAGAATCATTTGAAGGCACCCATCTAGTTTTCGTCGGTGCGGGATCAGATCCGTTTGAGGTCATCACAAATGCTGTCAA AGCAGTTGAGAGGCACCTGCAGACATTCTCTCACAGGGAAAAAAAGAAG ATGCCAGACATGCTAAACTGGTTTGGCTGGTGCACATGGGATGCATTTTACACTGATGTTACCGCTGAAGGAGTGAAGGAAGGACTAAGGAG TTTTGAAAAAGGTGGAACAGCTCCAAAGTTTGTCATAATCGATGATGGGTGGCAATCGGTCAGTATGGACCCTGCTGGAAGTGCATTCGTATCTGATAATGCAGCCAA CTTCGCAAACAGATTATATGATATCAAGGAGAACCACAAATTTCAGAAAAATGGGAGGAAGGGTCACAGGGAAGAAGATCCAGCAAATGGCCTCGCGCATATTGTCAGTGAAATTAAGGGGAAACATGAGCTAAAGTATGATGACACTTGTTTGTTTGTTGCCTCGTACAGCATGATAAATTTGTGTCAGTTCTCATCTTTAATACTTCTCATGCCAAAATTCAGGTACGTTTATGTATGGCATGCGATTACCGGGTATTGGGGTGGCGTAAGGCCCGGTGCCGACGGGATGGAGCATTACCAATCAAAGATGCAATACCCTGTGCCATCACCAGGAGTCCAGAAGAACGAACCCTGCGAGGCCTTCAACAGCATAGCAGATAACGGCCTTGGCCTTGTGGACCCTGACAAAGCATTCAGCTTCTACAATGAGCTCCATTCATATCTTGCATCTGCCGGGGTCGACGGCGTGAAAGTAGACGTGCAGAACATTCTCGAGGCGCTAGGCGGTGGCCATGGTGGGAGAGTGCGTCTGTCTAGGAAGTACCAGCAGGCTCTAGAAGCTTCCATCGCATGGAATTTCCACGATAACGGTATAATATGTTGCATGAGCCACAACACTGATAACTTATACAG TTCAAAAAGAAACGCGGTTGTGAGAGCCTCTGATGATTTCTGGCCTAGAGACCCAGCTTCACATACCATACACATCGCTTCTGTCGCGTACAATACTGTTTTTCTTGGAGAGTTCATGCAGCCGGACTGGGACATGTTCCAT AGCGTTCACCCAATGGCGGAATATCATGCTGCGGCGCGGGCAGTCGGCGGTTGCGCTATATACGTGAG TGACAAACCCGGAAACCATGACTTCGATCTGCTGAGGAAGCTTGTGCTTCCTGATGGATCGATCCTGCGAGCCAAACTCCCCGGGAGACCGACCGGGGACTGCCTCTTCTCTGATCCCGCAAGGGACGGCAAAAG CATTCTCAAGATCTGGAACCTGAACGCGCACTCCGGCGTGATCGGCGCCTTCAACTGCCAAGGCGCCGGCTGGTGCCGAGAAGGGAAGAAGAACGTCATCCACGACGTGCAGCCCGGGACCATCACCGGGGCCGTCCGGGGACGGGACGTCAGCCGCCTTCtggaggtcgccggcgatggctGGAACGGCGACGTGGTCGTGTACTCGCACGTCGCAG GGGAGGTGACCGTCCTGCCGAAGGACGCGGCGCTGCCGGTCACGCTGAAGCCGCGCGAGTACGAGGTGTTCACCGTGGTGCCGCTGAAGTGGCTGCCGAACGGCGCCTCCTTCGCGCCCATCGGCCTGATCGGGATGTTCAACTCCGGCGGGGCGGTGACGGAGGTGAGGCACGGCGGCGACGCCGGCGTGGAGGTGAAGGTGCGGGGCGCGGGCACGGTTGGAGCCTACTCCTCGGCGAGGCCGAAGCGCGTGGCTGTGGATTCGGAGGCGGTTGGTTTCTCCTACAACGACGGCTCCGGCCTGGCCACGTTCGAGGTCGGCGTGCCGGAGCGGGAGCTCTACTCGTGGACGGTCTCGATAGAGTACTGA
- the LOC123150918 gene encoding probable galactinol--sucrose galactosyltransferase 1 isoform X2: MTVGAGIAVQEDGSLAALGATVLTEVRDNVLVTPAAGGGMLNGAFLGVRSAPAASRSVFPVGKLRDLRFMCTFRFKMWWMTQRMGSSGRDIPAETQFLIVEAADGAGDEQSAVYTVFLPILEGSFRAVLQGNENNELEICLESGDPAVESFEGTHLVFVGAGSDPFEVITNAVKAVERHLQTFSHREKKKMPDMLNWFGWCTWDAFYTDVTAEGVKEGLRSFEKGGTAPKFVIIDDGWQSVSMDPAGSAFVSDNAANFANRLYDIKENHKFQKNGRKGHREEDPANGLAHIVSEIKGKHELKYVYVWHAITGYWGGVRPGADGMEHYQSKMQYPVPSPGVQKNEPCEAFNSIADNGLGLVDPDKAFSFYNELHSYLASAGVDGVKVDVQNILEALGGGHGGRVRLSRKYQQALEASIAWNFHDNGIICCMSHNTDNLYSSKRNAVVRASDDFWPRDPASHTIHIASVAYNTVFLGEFMQPDWDMFHSVHPMAEYHAAARAVGGCAIYVSDKPGNHDFDLLRKLVLPDGSILRAKLPGRPTGDCLFSDPARDGKSILKIWNLNAHSGVIGAFNCQGAGWCREGKKNVIHDVQPGTITGAVRGRDVSRLLEVAGDGWNGDVVVYSHVAGEVTVLPKDAALPVTLKPREYEVFTVVPLKWLPNGASFAPIGLIGMFNSGGAVTEVRHGGDAGVEVKVRGAGTVGAYSSARPKRVAVDSEAVGFSYNDGSGLATFEVGVPERELYSWTVSIEY, encoded by the exons ATGACGGTGGGAGCCGGGATCGCGGTCCAGGAAGACGGCAGCCTGGCGGCGCTGGGGGCCACGGTCCTGACGGAGGTGCGCGACAATGTGCTCGTCACGCCGGCCGCCGGGGGCGGCATGCTCAACGGCGCGTTCCTCGGCGTCCGGTCGGCCCCCGCCGCCAGCCGCAGCGTCTTCCCCGTCGGCAAGCTCAG GGACCTGCGATTCATGTGCACGTTCAGGTTCAAGATGTGGTGGATGACACAGAGGATGGGCTCGTCGGGCCGCGACATCCCCGCCGAGACGCAGTTCCTGATCGTCGAGGCTGCCGACGGCGCCGGAGACGAGCAATCCGCGGTGTACACCGTCTTCCTCCCGATCCTGGAGGGCTCATTCCGAGCTGTACTCCAGGGGAACGAAAATAATGAGCTGGAAATTTGCTTGGAGAGTG gTGATCCAGCCGTAGAATCATTTGAAGGCACCCATCTAGTTTTCGTCGGTGCGGGATCAGATCCGTTTGAGGTCATCACAAATGCTGTCAA AGCAGTTGAGAGGCACCTGCAGACATTCTCTCACAGGGAAAAAAAGAAG ATGCCAGACATGCTAAACTGGTTTGGCTGGTGCACATGGGATGCATTTTACACTGATGTTACCGCTGAAGGAGTGAAGGAAGGACTAAGGAG TTTTGAAAAAGGTGGAACAGCTCCAAAGTTTGTCATAATCGATGATGGGTGGCAATCGGTCAGTATGGACCCTGCTGGAAGTGCATTCGTATCTGATAATGCAGCCAA CTTCGCAAACAGATTATATGATATCAAGGAGAACCACAAATTTCAGAAAAATGGGAGGAAGGGTCACAGGGAAGAAGATCCAGCAAATGGCCTCGCGCATATTGTCAGTGAAATTAAGGGGAAACATGAGCTAAA GTACGTTTATGTATGGCATGCGATTACCGGGTATTGGGGTGGCGTAAGGCCCGGTGCCGACGGGATGGAGCATTACCAATCAAAGATGCAATACCCTGTGCCATCACCAGGAGTCCAGAAGAACGAACCCTGCGAGGCCTTCAACAGCATAGCAGATAACGGCCTTGGCCTTGTGGACCCTGACAAAGCATTCAGCTTCTACAATGAGCTCCATTCATATCTTGCATCTGCCGGGGTCGACGGCGTGAAAGTAGACGTGCAGAACATTCTCGAGGCGCTAGGCGGTGGCCATGGTGGGAGAGTGCGTCTGTCTAGGAAGTACCAGCAGGCTCTAGAAGCTTCCATCGCATGGAATTTCCACGATAACGGTATAATATGTTGCATGAGCCACAACACTGATAACTTATACAG TTCAAAAAGAAACGCGGTTGTGAGAGCCTCTGATGATTTCTGGCCTAGAGACCCAGCTTCACATACCATACACATCGCTTCTGTCGCGTACAATACTGTTTTTCTTGGAGAGTTCATGCAGCCGGACTGGGACATGTTCCAT AGCGTTCACCCAATGGCGGAATATCATGCTGCGGCGCGGGCAGTCGGCGGTTGCGCTATATACGTGAG TGACAAACCCGGAAACCATGACTTCGATCTGCTGAGGAAGCTTGTGCTTCCTGATGGATCGATCCTGCGAGCCAAACTCCCCGGGAGACCGACCGGGGACTGCCTCTTCTCTGATCCCGCAAGGGACGGCAAAAG CATTCTCAAGATCTGGAACCTGAACGCGCACTCCGGCGTGATCGGCGCCTTCAACTGCCAAGGCGCCGGCTGGTGCCGAGAAGGGAAGAAGAACGTCATCCACGACGTGCAGCCCGGGACCATCACCGGGGCCGTCCGGGGACGGGACGTCAGCCGCCTTCtggaggtcgccggcgatggctGGAACGGCGACGTGGTCGTGTACTCGCACGTCGCAG GGGAGGTGACCGTCCTGCCGAAGGACGCGGCGCTGCCGGTCACGCTGAAGCCGCGCGAGTACGAGGTGTTCACCGTGGTGCCGCTGAAGTGGCTGCCGAACGGCGCCTCCTTCGCGCCCATCGGCCTGATCGGGATGTTCAACTCCGGCGGGGCGGTGACGGAGGTGAGGCACGGCGGCGACGCCGGCGTGGAGGTGAAGGTGCGGGGCGCGGGCACGGTTGGAGCCTACTCCTCGGCGAGGCCGAAGCGCGTGGCTGTGGATTCGGAGGCGGTTGGTTTCTCCTACAACGACGGCTCCGGCCTGGCCACGTTCGAGGTCGGCGTGCCGGAGCGGGAGCTCTACTCGTGGACGGTCTCGATAGAGTACTGA